Below is a window of Drosophila nasuta strain 15112-1781.00 chromosome X, ASM2355853v1, whole genome shotgun sequence DNA.
ACATAACctcaattaatataatttggtTAATACTGACTGGATGCAGTATTTcttcaaacaaatttttaatgctgTAGCTGATTATTAAGAATAATTACTGGAAATAAATTGCTTAAGGTTGTTCAACATAACCTTACTTATTTGCAGACATAAccttaaataacttaataGTGTgcattacatacatatatcaaactGCGTCCCTTAGACAAGTTATATGTATTGCAGaaatttttaaactttaaaatgtaatttttttttcattatcatCATAAAGTAATCTTTTCTTACCTACATGAAAACACAAAATCAGTcgattatcattattatcataaaGTTATCTGTTTTTACCTAAATGATATATTATAACtgataaaagaaaatacaaattagtCGATTAGTCTAACTGATTCATGTCATATCTCGAAAGTTGATCGCTTTAAGAGCCATCACTCATTTATCTGGCAAATTGATCACTTAAAGATTCACCACTCGAATGTTAAGTAATCGATTCATAATCTCTCTAACCGTTTCGATATTACAAAAGATAATAATGCCATGTCTAGCACATGACTAATGACGCATGTCTGCGCACAGAAGCCGCTTAGACCAATCAAATAACGATAAATTCGCTCGCAGTCGGAGCATTTGAATTAGTTTCCCACATTTTCagcataattaattaatgatgTGCATCGACCACCGCTGATTAAAGATGCATGTTTATCTTACGCTTCATTATGGATTATCATTAATGgcatgtttttcttttcgttttgcattttccacCCACTTTCGATTTCCATCGATTAAGGTTATGtaaattggtatttttgtttttcttcttttttttgtatttgattcatttgtttgtgtgtgtgtgtgtgtgtatgctaaGTGCctgtgttgtgtgtgagtgtgtgagttgacagttaaaatgtaaatgtataaaaaaaaataaattaaaataacgtAAATTAAAACTGAGCTTCACTGATAGCTGCGCCAATCTTGTCTGCCGCCAAACacgcgtcgctgctgctgctgctgcgtcgtcgtcggcgtcgTCGCCGACTGCAGCtgcgataacgataacgattgTTGTTGCGACTGCTCcaggctgttgctgctgagatACTGATGCAGGGGCAGCGGCcgcggcgacgacgacgtcagcGTCAACGGCGGCCGTGCTGTCGGTCGCCATTTTGAGGGACGCCAAGGCGTGGCCAATTCCGCCTCCTGCAATCGATGATTGCTGCTCTGCGGCGCCGCATCCAGATGCTGATCAATGTGACTCATCTCGTTGTGCACACGCAGATTGAGCAGCAGctcgccatcgtcatcgatCAGATTGTACATCTGGACACCCGCACCCGCCCCCCCTGCATTCGCCTTGGCTCGCTCCAAGCGCACCTGTTGCTTCACCTTCGGCTTGGATGGCTTCTGCTTTGGCTTGGACTTGCGATAGAGCTGTTGTTGAGGCGATGGAAGCAAGCGAGAGGCGCGATCCTGAGCCTGCAGTTGACGGAGTATGcccagcggcagcagcagatCCGATTCGAAGGGCAGAAAGCCGCTGGCGCGCACCTTGATGATGTTGCGACGTAgcagctgctgtggttgcCCCAACGCCAACAGCATGCACAACACTAAGAGCAACTGCATCATAATCCTCATGCACTTGGCCACAGCATCTTCACTCGAATTCaaaacacttttcaattcaatttgccaCTTGTTGCAGTCACcatcaaaaaaattgtttaacgaggtgtacaaaaaaaaacaactaacaAATTCTTTTCAAGTTCCTGAGGCTTATGGAGCTGTCGCTGTCGTGGAGCAGCTCATTCTAGGCCCGTATTGCACCAACTGACTTTGGCCGAGCGACGCACTCTGCCACAGACCGACTTGGCCGAGAGCagagcgcacacacacacacatacacacacacatggacagGTGGAGacgccacacacacagcgcggttacaaatgaattaattaGAGAAAATTTCGACGCACGCTTTTCGAAATGATCCGCTGCACAGTGGTTCCAACTGCTTGAAACGGTACTTTTTAGATGCACAATAAGATATCATACAAATAATACCAAGAGTATAATATATGTTGTATACTATACTTCGtactaaattgaaaatcaaaaaatactatatataaatatatatactaaataaatagtacatatagtatatgctatatatatactattactTACATTTCAGCCTCATAATaagatatataaaaataatactaaatattatatatagtatatattatgtCACATGTGTATATTGAAAGCAATAgaatagaatttatatttcaacttttgctAAACTTTACTTGTAATAATACTAccgtaaaataataatttgggatttatatatttatagtttgtAGGCTAtatatattccaaatatagaATATGGAATCTATATTTCTAGTATTGAGAAAACttcaatacaataataaattaaaataaattataaataaatagaactTTGAaattcatacatacattaatATATAGTTTGTATACTGTAttccaaataataaaatgttatttatatttctacttttaaagaactttaaacctaataataaactataattatattcaatatataataataatatggaATTATactaaactataaatatatggTTTGTATAATAATACGAATGTGTGTACGTACATAATAATAttccaaataataaaatagattttatgtttacaaaatttaGAACACACAATATTTGATAATATAGTCAACattcataatattttgaataatatacataaaatcgAATTTTTTTATGGACTTTAAACTTTTATGCTAAGGATCTTAGCACATTTCTTATCATTTTTTCTGCCACTTGTTTAGattgttttaaaaaatgttttaaaaattatttcaaatacatttcagTTTAAGATATTTAACGAATTCAAGTAAATCATGCTAAAAACTCGCTATAAagttcatattttttataaaacttttgtttttccgcttgattttgaatttgtttgaatattttatcaatatgtatgggcaataaaaatgatttcatttatgttatcaaatatttgttcataatttatgcactgccttttaaattgattttaaaccatttttgatttatgactTACGCATTGTGAATTGTAAAGAACTGTGAGTTGTAGCCAAAAATCAGCGTTGACATTTGgcaaagtaaaagtaaaaaaaataaactggtAAAGAATAAATTAAGTTTGATATGCATATTATGAATGACCAAAGAATAACATTCACTTTCACGTGTCACAAAATGAGCCGCAGAACtggaatattaaatttaactgcTTGGAATTTACAACACGCGAGTTGGAATTTACAACGCTTAACACCTAAGCATTGGACCACAGTGCACACTAAACGCTCTGCgctttgaaatgaaaataaaaatataactgcggtgtttattgttgtctcgttgctgttgtttgttttgtccgattgtccgttgttgttgctgttgccaatgactgtaacatttaatttcttctaactttttatggccaagcgtttgtttgtttgttggttaATAAATGATTTATGCTACACTTAACTAGAATAATTCTTTTTAATGCTAATGCGCCCTATCCCCAAACAGTGTTCCACTGCCCCGCTAGCTCACAGTTGTAGTCGGAGCTATTGTTGTTTGCTGGTTTGCTGGAAGTAACCCCGACTCCGACCCCGACCTCGGCATTAAACTGGTTCACAACTAGTTGGGGGTCATTATTGCGGTCATAAATGCTCGCTGCTACTGtccacattcacatccacatccacaagcacagctccaactccaactccgacttcaattccaattccagCTGGGGAGTTGAACCACAGTCGAGAGCCACTCTCGCTGAAAATGGTTAATTGTTAGTGTGTcacttcgactgcgactgtggcCATTGACCATCTACGAAACAAGTCTCATTAGCATGAAAATGCCGGCTTAACAAtagtttatgcaaattgaacaAACGGAACggaaaagcgaaaagcgaaaatGTTGCACAATGAATCGAATTTTCACCACAACAGAGAGAACACACACTCACTACTCCACTTTTGCTCCACTGAACTTCAAAAGTCCAACTCGATCTCCAATTGTGGATCTCACTCAGGTCATtccccctcctctctctctcactctctttgcACTGTCACATAACTTTTCGAGAAACCCATTTCCATTTAAGATTATCATTTCTAACGGCCTCTTCATTCTGTCAGTCTGTCAGCATCTCAGTTAATTGCTTAATTATATGTGtgtcaacacaacaaaaataaccgTCTGGCTCATATAACTCTTTGTAGGCCCATTCAGAATGTCATTTCAAGCCGGTCTTAATGAGGTTTCACTGCGCCGCTTCAACGACGCTCGCACTCGCTGCGCctttatcttttaaaaatacttcatCGAATCGCTTGACTATAAATCATTTAAGTTATCTACAGCAGGCAGCTTTTGGATGTCATCGTAAGTCCTCGTGATCTCTCTTCCACTAAGTCATAGCATTTAACTTCCTGTTGCACTTCAATAAGATATTGTTCATTAATTTGTATAGAATAGTTTACAAGTTATTCACAGCAGGCAGCTTTTGAGTGTCGTCAAGTGTCCCATATCTGTATAGTTctttcaagttatttatagcAGGCAACTTTTGACTGTAGTCGTGAGTCCTCTTGATCTTTCTTTCAGTCGGTCATAGCATTTAGCTTTCTATTGCAGTTCAATAAGACATTGTTAATAGTTCTTTCAAGTTATTCACAGCAGGTAGCTTTTGACTGTCGTCGTGTGTCCTCTTGATCACGCTTCCATTCTGTCATACCATTCAGCTTTCTGTTGCAGTTCAATAAGACATTGTTAATAGATCTGTATAGAATAGTTTTGAATTTCTGACTTATAAGAATAAATGTCAAAGCTAATTAGCAAACTTTTTTTCGTATCTAATTCTCTAGAATACTTACATTTACTATATTATAATACTTCCATTGAAATACCGATAAGTTGaccaaataaattaacattaaatattatatgataaGATTGGGAAAATCAAATGATATCTTTACCTGACTTTTATGATAccttaataaaaacataaatgcgtagatttttatggcattttattttaaaattatttagcaTATACATACGATTACATATGTAGACTTTGGTTTAGAGCTTGTATAACTAATTTAGAcccaattgcaaaaaaaaaattaatcgaTAGTAAGTATTAATGTGATATATGTACAGAgagatatataatataagttATCTTATTTCGAGATTTACCGAGTATTAACTAAGATGACTAGCATTATAAACGTATTCGaagccaaccaaaaaaaaagtgatgtGAGAAGAATTCTcagactctctctctctcgattaAGAGTATTGTTAGTTGGCTAGGAAATTGAACAATTGTGACACTTAAGTAAAcctaattaataaataaataacgagCTAAATGAGACTCGTATCATCACTTACGACAGAAACataatcattattatcataatcgaaagatagatagatatatatacatacatatacaaatactgTTGCTCTATGAAGTAATTCTTGTTTGGGGTTATAAGAgtgtattaatttattaactaacTTCATCTTCTTAATTGCTAGTTCTATTAACCCT
It encodes the following:
- the LOC132796807 gene encoding uncharacterized protein LOC132796807, whose product is MRIMMQLLLVLCMLLALGQPQQLLRRNIIKVRASGFLPFESDLLLPLGILRQLQAQDRASRLLPSPQQQLYRKSKPKQKPSKPKVKQQVRLERAKANAGGAGAGVQMYNLIDDDGELLLNLRVHNEMSHIDQHLDAAPQSSNHRLQEAELATPWRPSKWRPTARPPLTLTSSSPRPLPLHQYLSSNSLEQSQQQSLSLSQLQSATTPTTTQQQQQRRVFGGRQDWRSYQ